gttcatatttatacaaatctaaaactttagatttccgagacttagagggaggaaAAAAAAGAAGATGTGATAGGAATTTTATGAacttaattgtcattaaaatatttaaagtgtcgaaacttaatacaaataatatatttttattttaaatttatttcttcgataatcaAAACACGTggctttttaatttacaattcgtcatttgagatttcaacaaattattttgcaaaaaatataaaatactaatatttcataaattgtgtttacgaaatttaaattaaaaaaatttaatttctataaggtaattcacccttttcactctctcaatcggtctcaatcgctctctcccttttcgaCAAAAATGCTTCACATCTTCGTGATGTTCCGTATAAAATTTACCGTCATGCGCCTTAAGAAGTTTCaaaaacgagaatgttaaaatacaatttatgagtgtagGAAATCTTAAGGCCTtattttggcttcaagtgtgcgacgattgtttacattttgtttatatgtaaCTAATGGTAGCTTACAAAACTCTTGTCACTAACAAAAATTCTGTTAATTCTAGGTacaacaaaactaaaaatgtcATCAACGTCATCAACTGAGAGCATCAATGGTAATTCTGGATCAAATGTTCATACACAATTTGTTGAGCGTCGTCGTGCGGCACTTGAGCGATTCTTGAACAGATTAGCTCAACATCCAGTGTTATGCATAGACCCTGATTTTAGGGAGTTTTTGGAATCTGGTATGTTCATAATGattatatctaaatatttaccttattttaaattattatttatagctgTCTATCATAATAATAGGTTAAGCTTTTGAAAAATGTGGTGTCTAGTATTTGTAGGTGATTTCAAATTCTTCAAaacactaatttattttaattttaaaaattattaattatgaaaatatttttaaaaattaaaaatttattttaatttcagtaaatatgtttaaaatatgagagtatgattattataatgttcATATCGTTGAgcatatatttacaaaaaacaatttatttgagGTCATGCACTAAAACTGGACAAAGTAATGGCTTATTGAAGTTCATCCTAAAGAGAGTGATGCTAGAAGCTAGAGATGAatttttcattatcatttttatttgccagtgtatttttaaataataggaaGATTTGAAAATtgcattttgatttgattacaGTAAGaggataattttaatataattatagttttcAATTCACGTAACACGCGAGGCCACGATTGTTTAAACTAAGTTTGTCTTATGCAACTTACTTTTCACAAATGTTTGCTTTATTTTcacacttatataaaaataatttatattctatacTGAATCGGTTctctttactttaaaattattattatttatttatttattgtatacataatcagaaaaaaaaagtttataatagAGTGGTGGTGGTTACATAAACTagacacagtttttctgtccacCAGGACGTCCAACAGAATTATAACTTCTATACTCTATACTATATAGAGACCAATGATATATAAAACGTCACGAACTATATTAACgtatttaaaatcgtttatgaAAAAGTTCTTTTATTTTGGTTATCTGGACAAAATCGCGTAATTTCGATAGGGCCGAAATTATATCGTgtaattctaattttaattgtagatTTATCCGTCATAAAGACATATTTTTGTcttattttaaagttgttttataatttttagacacGGAATTACCTAAAGCAACAAGTACATCTGCCTTAAGTGGAGCTGGTATGATGCGGCTCCTGAACAAAGTCGGAGAAACAGTTAATAAAATCACGTATCGCATGGATGAATCTGATCCTGTGAGTTATTATAGCAAATGTGCTTTATTAGTATAGGAAGAATAGGTGTTAGGAAATTTGCTTATTTTGtccgaaataaaatattttcaagacATTTCTAAGAGGCTTCTCACTATCGAGGAATCGAAGTTTCAAAGAGATCGATTAGATACAATTATCAGAGAAAATTAATGTGAGTTAACATCAGCAACAGAAAATTTGCGTATCGCATAGAGGGTATAACTCGGAGATTCAATTTccggtaaaataattttattttgtttcgtttTGGGTTTGTTAGCACATTACTAGAGAATTTGAAGAGATATTGAAATCCATTTTAAAGCCTGGTGACACGATGCAGGcatacttaaaattataatacatcaAGTCTTCAAATTACTCAACAAATAGCACAtctgaattaattatttgtatattcagTGGTTCGAAGAGCGAATTGCACGCGTAGAATCACTGGAGGCGGGGTTGCGTAGACTGTGCGGTGCGTGCGAGGCGTTGGCCAGCGAACGTCGCGAGCTGTCCGTGAGGTCGCACGAAGCAGCCCGATGTATCGCAGCCGCATCGGCCGCGGACCCACACGCGCCCCTCTCTAGGGCCTTGTCACATTTATCTGATCTATACGATAaggtaagtgcgtgctcctattttgCCATGCCTTCTGCTTATAgaagacaaatctttgtttttaatttattttattgttattacttaAGTTGTCATGTGGAACACGGTGTagtggttgcagctccttacaaacgctgtgtaataaaaaatggcgattaaaaagagtgacggagagtttattgccagttcttctcttccgttctacgctgTATGACTTATAATGACGTGTAATATTTGAGACAAAAGTTATGTAATTTCAGATTTAAATTCTATGCagtatgaaatttataatgttataatttacacacaaactaatatattatacacattCACAGAATTTTATATGCCTGAGCTGAGCTCCCAAATCTTTGTTcaacgttttatatttaatttgcagATAGAGCATTTAAGAGTGGAGCAATCGAACACTGACTTCTACGTGTTGACTGAACATATCAAGGACTATTTGGGTCTCATTGCTTCAATCAAAGATGTTTTCCATGAAAGGGTTAAGGTAATGCGCCTTTGTAATTCCATTTATAACCCTAAGGTGAACTACTGATAACCATAGACTGAATTTTTccaaatttcttaaaatattactattgtATTTCagcgatttttttatattaaacaacaattatactaaGAAATTCCTAATAATGGAGTACACATTTACACAATAGGCATATTTTAATGAGTGAACGAAACTATTAACAAAAGATTtagataatatgtataatgtatatcaaATTCCTTTTTACCGATAAATGCCTCGTGACTTTTTAAACGTCACCACAGATGTACTAtgtgacatttttttttcgcccATGGCGCAGGTCTTTCGACCATCCCGCTGACATTGTTAAGCGTATGCCAAGAACCTATGGaacttaataatgttttttttattttttattacatgacCATGGATACTATCCTTTTTGTCAGCTGTCTTCTAGTAGCTAGGTTAGTAGTTGCGAAATGGTTAAATaccttgtatttttatttgggTAATTTTTTCAGGTATTTCAAAACTGGCAACACGCTGAAATGCAACTAAACAAAAGGAGAGAAAATAAAGCGAAAGCGGAAATCGCAAATCGACCGGAGAAGATCGATCTGGCTTCCAATGAGATTATTGAGGTATGGATTTCATTATAGTATGTATGACATAACGTCGCTGTAGAAACATAACCTCGTATGCCCAGAGAAccaaaaatgtttcatttcgtcaatgttcgttaaaatattattatgtgtttttgtccatagttttggATGGTAAAAAgcactgaattattattattaataacataaataagtccttacttcatgattataccagttaaatgacattGAAAggctaagaataaaaaataaatgttttttgacatacgaggttattaTAAGTGACGATAggtcaaattattattaaggataaacttattttatttttaattatttatttaaactcataaggaataaaaaagaattgaATAACATGTTTTAAACTAACGagcgtattttttttttcagtgggAATCAAAAGTGGAGCGTTGTCACACAGAGTTTGATACAATCTCTCGCGTGATCAAGAAAGAGTTAGAGAGATGGGAGGAGATAAGAGTGGCGGAGTTGAGGACCACCATTTTGAGATACCTCGAGGAACATATGAAGCATCAGGCACAGGTAAATAATGACATTTgccatatatttatatgttctacCCAAAGGTAGAAAAAGCatacaaagattttttttatttcagtcgATCAGGTACTGGGATGGATTCCTCCCAGAGGCTCGTGCGATTAAATGAGAGAGGCCGAATGCCCGGAGTCGCGGCATTTCAagagtatataaatattaataatgacacacgaatattatattcacattcatatttatacttttcctttaaattttacatttttatcaaaaataaataactgttttaGCTAAAGCACTAATTTATCTCTTCATAACAGTTCAAACATTTCGACAGAACGAATAAGtactttagtaaaaatattaataacaatgatttagtttttttagaataaCGTAAATTTACGAAATTCTTGTTTCATAAGAAATGTCCTTATGTGGCCATTAGCTTAAGAAATTAAGTCAAAATctctaactaaaatataatacatcaaaGAAATTGTAGAGCAAAGCGTGGACCAATCAGAGCGCTGCTTTGTATCTACGAGCTCTGATTGGTCGACAATTTTTGTTCCATTTCAGGGAACTAAGACTAAGCTAAATTCGTGTGTCGTTGTTAAAATAAGGCTATGCAAATGAGAGGTAATTTTGTGTCCATTATATATCGAAACTGTAGAATTGTATTTAACATTGAAATGCGcgatgaaattaattttacatataattatctgATATATATCTGCCCATATTGAGATTCGTATCTGAAGTGACTCTTTTCTCGAGAAACGTTATCGTTGGTTTATtcgttaaatattttggttCAAAAAAGGTTTAATGGTGTAGTTAAAGATTTAAGGTGGGTATGGGCATAACAATTACcaaatcattataataatgCTGCTATTTCATAGAAGTTTAGAAATCAAAGGAATTCTTCggctaataataaaattaaatatatattaaaaattaaaatgttcatattacaagttttttaaacttttgaaTGTTCACCGTTTTCTTTAAAACCATTATCTGTTTGTTAACCGTTATTTGTTTATCTTGAATCAATAGTTTAAGTAACGGGCCGTTAAAAGTCAACGAACATATATCTTGGCGCtatgttttgtaatataagTACCTATATGTCCTGTAAAAATAAGATGAATAAATGATCTCTATCGTGAAAAGTCCAAAAATTTAATCTTCGAAATTAACAATATGACACATTAGAATATGTTATTCTGTGTATATTAAGCaggtaaaaaaatctgtttagtaaattaaatgttgCCCTCACtaaattaagataataattcGTCTAAAACATatgtcttaaaataattaattgttagaagattttgtgtaaaaataaattgaggCTCTTAACGTGATAACGTTTAAGACCGTTAGGCTTCAAGACTTCATCTAAATTATCTCATTAAACACCTATTAGACTGTCTAAgattaaaattctttttaaacgACTCGgaatttttataatctaatataggTAGAATCAATTTATTGAGATTATAATGGCGAATTATATAGTATTTCCGATATTTAGTTATTCAAATGTACATAGATACggcattataaaaaacattaaatataatgctAGCTAAATCATAATATAGTTGGTCTAAGGGCACGGCGAGATGATGCTTTGGCGTACTTGGAGTAGGAttttcaaaacttttttttttaatttacgacGGGTGTAAGCCTTTGCGCATAAGTTGAACTTCCAAAATGTAAGAATACCGTATGGCATTTTACAGCTAAGCTGTCCTATATCTAAGAggcacattttaataaatcacatAAGCTTTCGTTTGCTTGTAAAAGATTTAGTTACTATTTGATCGGAAATAAGGTTGACTGCATTATTTAACTAgtattttgttacataattattttataacagtgAACATCTCATTTCTGGTCAAATGTACATttctctatatttttataattgttattttaaataaatattttactagtaAATGTATTccaatttagttttaagtCATGTGGAGCAAAATTGTTCTCAATGTATTAGTGAAGTGCTACAAGAAACTTGTCATTTGTTTGGTAAGTGAAGGCGTGGTTGCGATTTTTAAGTGTTCTAAGCAAAGCTaagataaagataaataagCTTGAGgtgattatattttgttcttattatttttgactaaGTGTTAACATTGCGTTTAATACATTAAAGCTTTCGTGAACTTGGCTCAACATTTCgttcatacattttaatcaCAACCACGTTTAAACAGTACTAGACGAAAGTTAGTTTGAATAAATGTCgtctattatttttgtattgccAAATATATTTAGCGGTAATTTGGTATGTAAGGATGAAAATATTGttcgtttaaaattataaattgtactttccaattatattatttacttaaaccCTAAAGattcttagttttatttatacctattatatatatatatattgcaataatcaaaaatataaatatcctAAATTTATGGATATGTTTGTTGTGTCGtaagatttaatataaattatgtcgTAGACTGAAGGAGGTCATTTTTTCACTATCACTATCGGTCATCGTTTATACTATTAAACCTTCAAGTAGTTGCaacattgatatttttaaagattaaaaGGATTTCGTTTGATAGTTTCCAAAATTATAGCGCTACTAAATTCTAGTACTTAGTCCTTAGTACTTACAAAATCGTATATGATAaacaacaaacacaaaatatcagtgcataagtttatttatctTCAAGATaatcattttgaaaaataatttctcggaaagaatgtaaaaaaaacattctatGTAATGTTATTCATTATTCGTAAATTAGGTATTTAGGTAAAACGTGGACAAATGACAAACAATTCTGATAAACTCTTATCTAACCCTATTCAAAGATTGCTTTGATTGTCTATATTGCTATCATTATCGCTTGTAATCAATAGGAGTATCAGGTGAGTGGTTGTGTTTATAACAATCGATATAATTGTCTTTGTTTTCATAtcgaattttttataaacattaaagtaatttaaattatctttattttaaaattaataagtattttcaGATATGAAGCTATTCATAGTGCTTGCTTGTCTCACAGTAGCGTGGGCTGTACCATTGACTAAGGAGAATGATAATATTCAAGAATTAGAAGTAATTCCTGAAAATGATTCAATTGATTCCTCTGGCACAGAATCTGCGGCATATTTGCctcaaattataaaagttgCAGATGTTCTTAGGGAATATGAAAGGGCGAATGCTAAGCCTAGCGAAGAAACACAAAATGTACCAGACATTGAACCACTTAACGGACCAGAGGTGAATGCAGACTTTCTTGAAGATGACAGTGCTGATGAACTACCTGATTTAGGAAATTTGATGCCATTAAATGAGAATGACCAGGATGCGATTCAAATTGCTGCCCCATTTGATAACGATGTCGACGAAAAATCTGGTTTTGATGAAATTCAAATAGTTAATTTGGATGATTTTCGCGGTATAATGGGTATAGCGCCATCTGAACTTGATTCATTGAGAGTCTATTTTGATGATGACATGGCTCGCGAACTCGCTGACGATAATGAGGCACCGGAAATAATAAGACTTAACTACGATGACCCAAATTTACGTTAAGACTTGTTCTGTAATTtctattaactttttaataaacttatataaatatatatacttgtgatataatattttagttgaataagtaaacaaatctatattgatattattatcACCTATATTAGATCATCCTATGAAAATGGCTATTTCTAGTATAGTTACactaaataacatttatgtttaaatttctatattaaatagaataaacTAATTTACTTCAAAAGTAGGTATTGTactcataaatataaaacatagaGAACAAACAGTATCCATAGTGAATAGTGAGATATAACCATACATTTCTGCCCAAaatgaatttgattaaaatatggCAAAATTTCAAGttgtacatattaatattagtaggaaAAATTGAATGTTTTATACTAATGGAAATACGAGCTATAATTGTgcaacttattattttattaatattgtgtgGGTCCCACAAAAAAactatgaaatgaaatttcaACTATCTCtttccttttaatttaatcaggTCATGTTATTTTCATCGATAACTATTTCTgtgtaaattatacaaaacttGTCACTTGAACAGATTTATTTCTACactttataactaaaacctataaatcacactaatattattactcattttaaaacataatcgCTTGGGTACTCCATAACTTTGGGGAATTTTTGTACTTCTTCTTCAGGTATATGATCTAATCTAGTAGGCACTAAACGCAGTTGTCGAATTTGGTttgttacattttgttttacatcATCTGGTATCTCTTCTCCTgggtatataaataatctttgCATTGTGTGCCGTCTCTGAAGGTTTCCCTGCATCGCTCTGTATACTGCCTTCTTAATTATCtataagaatattaataatttattataaatactatttctACAGACACTAAGAAATTGTCAGATCTCACAAATCAACAGtgtgataattttaataaactctcACCATAGTTGGGTCCTTGTTATGAACTTCCCAAGCTAGAGTCCAAGAAGCTCCACCAGGGTAGCCCGTATGGTGGAAATATGCGCGTTTCCGCCATTCATCACCTCTTAAAGCTATATCTCTGCTATTGATACAAACAACAACATCTCCACAATCGTTCATAGGATGGTAAATCGGTTTATGTAAACCCatcaaatactttttaattaaattggcTGACTGGTATGGATCCTGCCACTTGCAATCAAAAACATGCCAAGTACGAGCAAAAGTAGCCCATTGCTAAAACAAACACAATCAAAAGTTAATGAACacagaaatttaaatagatcATTTTCTGTTGATTACTACGAACCTGTACTCGTTTCGCTGCagacatttttaatgtttattatccCTATTACTTATgtatcttatttataatattaaataaattattattgaaaaaaaaatagtattgcaaaatttaatatttctaggttatttactatttttaatccgCGAGCAGATGACAACAATCAACATCCCTTCTTACCAGTGTTCACAACCTGAAGCCAGCTGCCAGGCAGTTATCGTACCAGGGCCTTAAAATTATCGTATTTGTGATCCATATACGATAAATTATCGTACAGTCAGGTAAAATagctaaaaatactttaaaaatcatatgaaacgtgaaaataaaatgttgcaaacgatttatagtttaaatctTGTAAACTTGTGTTtttcaaattgaaaaaaataataataattcaatctCTTCCGTCAAAGAGGAACAAAAATACGCAATATTTTCTCGTTGAACAATATGGTGTTCGCTCTAAGTGATATACCTATTGTCCGTAAACAtcgcatattatttttatcacttaaaattcgtcaggtattaaaatgttatcgaAGACTTCCAAATCTGTGTCACCATACAAATCGTGAATTTTTTGGCTGTGCATTCTGATGCGTTTTTGTGTTTGTACATTAACGCTTTGTTCATCTGCTGTAGTTGCCTTGTGACAGCATAAGTtcctaatagaaaaataagccAATAGATGGCACTGACACTAAAAACTGTAATTGTTATTGGGCTATCTGTGTAATCATCAAATTTTTTATCAGACTGAAAATTATCGTAAAATCTGCGTACGATAGTCATGTACCATCGTACATCGTACGTAGTTATGAAATTATCGCAAATGTACGATAATTATCGTACGGTTGTGAACCCTGCTTCTTACCGGTGGCAGTGACAAATTACAagctttatttacaaaatggaTTGATGATAGCTGCCAAATGCCAATGATGGCTGTTTCCGTGTTTAATCAGTTTAAAAGGGTTAAAGACTTTGTTTTTAAGTACTTTATAAACTGACTTACCACGTTTCATTCATTATTTCATTCCACGGCACGCCTTTTATTTCGAGGGGGAGGATGTTAGGGGGATGTTTTTAACGTTTTCGTATAGGTACTCCGAAATCGAATAGCGGAAAATTGCCGCTTGTGTTTCTTTGTATCTGAAATTTGGCAAGgcaagaaaatttatttctattcacTTGGGCAACAGACCGGCAACTGGACTCACGGTCTCGATCTTCAACTTTCATACCacgaaaaagtcgacggtcAACAAAACGGGCGGTGATAGAGGGCGGTAGTGTTGCGGTCTATTGTCGAAGTTTGGTCAAAACATAAACTGAATTGTTTGGACTAACTAACGCTATGCtgaaaaattttaagtatGGTTTTGGACTTTCAATACGTCGGACATATAGGAAAAATTATATCCGGTATTTTTAAGCGCAATACTTGTTACTCTTAAATCATTTTGTATTCAATAAATtctctgtttttttttaagtaaaattcgGTGTGTCGTATAACAGTTCGAAGGACTTTTTTCCTAATTCTCATGAAGACAGCTTCAAACCCACCTAACTCGCGGTAGCTGATATATTATGTCATGTTTCTGTATACCTGAGTTTATTGATTTAGGGTCTTTCTTATGAccactttatatttaaatacttactaGTTTATTCGGTAGATACATATTTCAATCAGACACTTGAATAAATTAAGTCTTCTTTAGAAATATTACTGATTAGATGGACATTTTTAGACCATTAATTCACTAAAAATATGAATGATAAAGAAATAGAgttctttagatttttttatatagaacaaacGGTAAACGGCCCTCACCTGATGCTAAGTgatacccatggacactcaacgCAAGtgggcttgcgagtgcgttggccttttgggagcgttcaagaattacgtaacgaattttgcgatttgtaaaacgttacgatacggggcggggattgaattacgcgttattgttaatattattttcgactttctttacaccacataatggtaacttttaggtatagtcactaggtggtcacgaaacgttttacttgggtacagaaaaacgttacggcgcgttacatgggggcaTCAAAAATCTCCAAAatttgcgtgacgtaatacctgaacgctcccttaagaATTGGCAggtcttgaaggaccctaattcgaattggttcagaaatacttcagtgggcttCATCTGGTTCTATATAGTGGTGTAGAAAAACTGCTTTGACACGCtcagaatataaaatatgattaataaactcatttattttttaaaacaatacatttgtataatagaaaacaaattgcataaatatttacagtaCACTTGTAGAAAATGGAATCTACTCGTTGAGATGCAAATCTTTTCTTATAGTGTAAGCCGATACGTGCATCATATTTGCCTCATTTTTGAGGAAATTTTCAATGGCTCTCTCCCGCACAGCTTCCCAATTATATAAATCTCTGTAGATAGGTCTGACATATTTCATGCGGCCTTGGTTATTAACAAACTGCAGGGCATCACTCAATTTGCTTTCATCTCGGCTTCTAATACATAATCTCAGCCAACGGTAGACAATTTCAGAATTTTTGCTTGTgtcaatattgtatttttttcccATATTTCTTAGTCTGTCTAGAGGAAGTGGGTCTTGATCAATGAGAGCTTGCAGGAAATTAATCATCTGTTGAGGAGTAAATGTCAGGACATTGCTGTATTCCAAAGTACTGCTAGTATCATTCACTTTGGCCAGAAGTACTGTAACATCTTTGGTCATTGATGTGTCGTAcctggaaaaaaaaaattacacttatatatttatttattaacacttcgttgcatacagtaaaattaaaattattaaaaaaaggcgGGCAACTGGCGAACTAATTGCTATCGAGCGATATCTTCCAGGCatccactgtgagaaaaaaaatttaaagataagcgcaagaagtgcaaataTACATAAGACaaatagttatttagacaaaactaatggaacaaagcaattaacatacgtatatgtaaacagtgaaagcgacaaaaataaaaaatatatgttgatATAAGCTATAATTCCTAATATGAGAAGTATTTTAATCCTAGCAATAGCTTTTTATTAGACAAAATTGTGACTATGTGGGCGTAAAACGAAGCTTCAGGGATACATTATATTTCGCGACCTAaagcattattttatataatattacttacgCGGGAATAACTGGCGGCATTCCAGATTTGTGAAGCCAAGTTGTCCAGTCGACACCTTTCATGGCTTCATTGTCTTTGAAATAGTCCAATAAGTAGGCTTTAAACTGGTCCGTGTCTATGGATTGTCGCTGGAATTTGTCCAGGTACGAACGGAGGAAATCATCAAATACctctgaaatattaatatttattttatattagaaattaaacatttttagatattaattatttaacaaaaatttatgttgGCTTAtgaactaaacaaaaata
The Pieris napi chromosome 1, ilPieNapi1.2, whole genome shotgun sequence DNA segment above includes these coding regions:
- the LOC125049048 gene encoding sorting nexin-2, which translates into the protein MSEDSVAPFSTVDINNENRDDEDLFASAVQEVSLDPEVNGVRDSLEKISIADAAVTTASIASPIMEEIVTERANNIIVTITEPQKIGEGMSSYVAYRILTKTNMPIFNKHEFGVLRRFSDFLGLHEKLSEKYLRSGRIIPPAPEKSIVGTTKLKMSSTSSTESINGNSGSNVHTQFVERRRAALERFLNRLAQHPVLCIDPDFREFLESDTELPKATSTSALSGAGMMRLLNKVGETVNKITYRMDESDPWFEERIARVESLEAGLRRLCGACEALASERRELSVRSHEAARCIAAASAADPHAPLSRALSHLSDLYDKIEHLRVEQSNTDFYVLTEHIKDYLGLIASIKDVFHERVKVFQNWQHAEMQLNKRRENKAKAEIANRPEKIDLASNEIIEWESKVERCHTEFDTISRVIKKELERWEEIRVAELRTTILRYLEEHMKHQAQSIRYWDGFLPEARAIK
- the LOC125054182 gene encoding 39S ribosomal protein L13, mitochondrial yields the protein MSAAKRVQQWATFARTWHVFDCKWQDPYQSANLIKKYLMGLHKPIYHPMNDCGDVVVCINSRDIALRGDEWRKRAYFHHTGYPGGASWTLAWEVHNKDPTMIIKKAVYRAMQGNLQRRHTMQRLFIYPGEEIPDDVKQNVTNQIRQLRLVPTRLDHIPEEEVQKFPKVMEYPSDYVLK